One window from the genome of bacterium encodes:
- the pdxH gene encoding pyridoxamine 5'-phosphate oxidase, with protein sequence MDKDPIRQFKLWFDEASAAGVPLPEAFCLSTVSPDGLPEGRMILLKEADASGFVFYTNLESPKAHALAKRPQAALTFYWEPLRRQVRIQGRTERVSDAEADAYFRTRPRESQIGAWASFQSTPLDSRETLEKRFGEFSEKYEGRDVPRPAHWSGYRVVPDAVEFWIERPNRLHDRFLYTRTGGGWSMKRLYP encoded by the coding sequence TTGGACAAGGACCCGATTCGGCAATTCAAGCTCTGGTTCGATGAAGCGTCGGCCGCCGGCGTTCCCCTGCCGGAGGCCTTCTGCCTTTCGACGGTGAGCCCGGACGGCCTCCCGGAGGGCCGGATGATCCTCTTGAAGGAGGCCGACGCCTCGGGCTTCGTCTTCTACACCAATCTCGAATCCCCCAAGGCGCACGCCCTGGCCAAGCGGCCTCAAGCCGCCTTGACCTTTTACTGGGAACCCCTCCGCCGCCAGGTGAGGATTCAGGGGCGGACCGAGCGCGTTTCGGACGCCGAGGCCGACGCCTACTTCCGCACGCGCCCCCGCGAGAGCCAAATCGGGGCCTGGGCGTCGTTTCAGAGCACCCCCCTGGACTCCCGGGAGACCCTCGAAAAACGCTTCGGGGAATTTTCGGAAAAATACGAGGGCCGCGACGTCCCGCGCCCGGCCCACTGGAGCGGCTACCGCGTCGTTCCCGACGCGGTCGAATTCTGGATTGAACGCCCCAACCGCCTTCACGACCGGTTTCTCTACACGCGGACCGGCGGGGGTTGGTCGATGAAGCGCTTGTACCCCTAG
- the bcp gene encoding thioredoxin-dependent thiol peroxidase, whose product MAKARRKKPARKKKMKIKKTMTKKPMRKTRAKRVKKRVARKRTVKKAMRPAARKVAVQETVKTLTEGLPAPDFRLQSDDANWVSLSDLRGKKVVLYFYPKDDTPGCTKEACAFRDGISQIQALGAAVYGVSVDDTESHRRFKEKYNLNFPLLADTDKKTVQDYGVWKEKNMYGRTYMGIERTTFLIDADGKIQKIFPKVDVEVHYDEVLKALG is encoded by the coding sequence ATGGCCAAGGCGCGCAGGAAGAAACCGGCCCGGAAAAAGAAGATGAAGATAAAGAAGACGATGACGAAGAAGCCCATGAGGAAAACAAGGGCGAAAAGGGTGAAAAAGCGGGTCGCCAGGAAACGGACCGTCAAGAAGGCGATGAGACCGGCCGCCCGGAAGGTGGCCGTCCAGGAGACGGTCAAGACCCTCACGGAGGGCCTCCCCGCTCCGGACTTCCGTCTCCAGTCCGACGACGCGAATTGGGTCTCGCTTTCCGACCTGCGGGGAAAGAAGGTCGTCCTTTATTTCTATCCCAAGGACGACACGCCCGGCTGCACCAAGGAGGCCTGCGCCTTCCGCGACGGGATCTCCCAGATCCAGGCCCTGGGAGCGGCCGTTTACGGCGTCAGCGTCGACGACACGGAGTCTCACAGGCGCTTCAAGGAGAAATACAATCTCAATTTTCCGCTGCTGGCCGATACCGACAAGAAGACGGTCCAGGACTACGGCGTCTGGAAGGAAAAAAACATGTACGGCCGGACCTACATGGGCATCGAAAGGACGACCTTCCTGATCGACGCGGACGGCAAGATCCAAAAAATCTTCCCGAAGGTGGACGTCGAGGTCCACTACGACGAGGTCCTGAAGGCCCTGGGGTAG